One region of Gigantopelta aegis isolate Gae_Host chromosome 7, Gae_host_genome, whole genome shotgun sequence genomic DNA includes:
- the LOC121378047 gene encoding uncharacterized protein LOC121378047 isoform X1, with product MFSMALDDRLWTSVSTAEFDDWSRNRKHCEITASGLLVNTYSPKPPFNPPDSLQMFKGVTDRLPISGLGCWYWQTNVDCTVLEEAKSNFVAVQVGVCVEGHCDDEIQIAKNRHAWCVCVHSCTIHNSMCLVVVSRGTYMCHCPVTVFKPNTSLNVTLGLLLDIENSTLHVVNINTKSLVHSIPNIDTSQPLMPVFGVHSPTQFQVKVRLSPATDLSVDPTLLMVLSSLVQP from the exons ATGTTTTCAATGGCGCTAGATGACAGACTGTGGACCTCAG TGTCGACAGCTGAGTTTGATGACTGGAGTAGAAACAGGAAACATTGTGAAATTACAGCAAGCGGTCTGCTTGTCAACACATATTCACCCAAACCTCCATTTAATCCTCCAGATAGTCTACAAATGTTTAAGGGAGTTACAGACAGACTTCCTATATCAGGACTCGGATGCTGGTATTGGCAGACGAACGTAGATTGTACGGTGCTGGAAGAAGCGAAATCAAACTTTGTTGCAGTACAAGTTGGTGTCTGTGTAGAAGGGCATTGCGATGATGAGATACAGATTGCGAAAAACAGACACGcgtggtgtgtttgtgtacacAGCTGTACCATTCACAACAGTATGTGTCTAGTGGTTGTATCACGTGGAACGTATATGTGTCACTGTCCTGTAACAGTGTTTAAACCAAACACAAGTTTAAACGTCACACTGGGGTTACTTCTTGACATAGAGAACTCCACCCTCCACGTGGTGAACATCAACACCAAGTCACTGGTTCACTCCATACCAAACATCGACACATCACAGCCACTGATGCCCGTGTTTGGTGTGCACAGTCCTACACAATTTCAGGTCAAAGTGAGATTATCGCCCGCCACGGATCTGTCTGTGGATCCAACCTTGCTGATGGTACTCTCCAGTTTAGTTCAGCCGTGA
- the LOC121378047 gene encoding uncharacterized protein LOC121378047 isoform X2, with protein MSTAEFDDWSRNRKHCEITASGLLVNTYSPKPPFNPPDSLQMFKGVTDRLPISGLGCWYWQTNVDCTVLEEAKSNFVAVQVGVCVEGHCDDEIQIAKNRHAWCVCVHSCTIHNSMCLVVVSRGTYMCHCPVTVFKPNTSLNVTLGLLLDIENSTLHVVNINTKSLVHSIPNIDTSQPLMPVFGVHSPTQFQVKVRLSPATDLSVDPTLLMVLSSLVQP; from the exons a TGTCGACAGCTGAGTTTGATGACTGGAGTAGAAACAGGAAACATTGTGAAATTACAGCAAGCGGTCTGCTTGTCAACACATATTCACCCAAACCTCCATTTAATCCTCCAGATAGTCTACAAATGTTTAAGGGAGTTACAGACAGACTTCCTATATCAGGACTCGGATGCTGGTATTGGCAGACGAACGTAGATTGTACGGTGCTGGAAGAAGCGAAATCAAACTTTGTTGCAGTACAAGTTGGTGTCTGTGTAGAAGGGCATTGCGATGATGAGATACAGATTGCGAAAAACAGACACGcgtggtgtgtttgtgtacacAGCTGTACCATTCACAACAGTATGTGTCTAGTGGTTGTATCACGTGGAACGTATATGTGTCACTGTCCTGTAACAGTGTTTAAACCAAACACAAGTTTAAACGTCACACTGGGGTTACTTCTTGACATAGAGAACTCCACCCTCCACGTGGTGAACATCAACACCAAGTCACTGGTTCACTCCATACCAAACATCGACACATCACAGCCACTGATGCCCGTGTTTGGTGTGCACAGTCCTACACAATTTCAGGTCAAAGTGAGATTATCGCCCGCCACGGATCTGTCTGTGGATCCAACCTTGCTGATGGTACTCTCCAGTTTAGTTCAGCCGTGA